One stretch of Asterias rubens chromosome 8, eAstRub1.3, whole genome shotgun sequence DNA includes these proteins:
- the LOC117293984 gene encoding neurochondrin-like, producing MDTSRLDVQMETEGEASSRKGNDNIEETCLQALEKASSDTEVLAALLLVAKVVQAENTDVATRKRIFDVVGFKFINRLFKTANNPKREDGPMYRSLAVTLLRCFITIPDLASHSKMISQIPIFMEIISGSKTSVEDDEKQMIDETYQILVTMAMEEEPRKIFCNQEIVALLCQAFGDQYYNCNKAEELLLILLHYCGGQMWKLNKAQLYSLLLKLARRFQEYQDDVKFEVCETLSRLLSASSEVPMEQSEWSQFIFQGVSDILKSKVVEKYRDPALRLASTMVNQQGIGWALGPSQLDKKFLLLLIHLACVETRMALESPDPKYRSSKDSVLVACFSLLEQCIEFLTCGPILALEDRQVVQLHTAMTGAFGAVMYYLQMAQFDAAWADQPLVVAAVRVLCVWLAEETTALKAQVFQLLPFLVKVVEKSFREATSTSRSTPQASGSSLLPISHQSLRSFASTDLLRLLLPALCHLTAEDEPRAVLVEEGGIELLGECFSHHWQRFIMGDEDGDSEIAMTTLCSVFLNVALQDAEAVQNHSTVFKELLCLLAAALAQIVSETEHLILSFNLAVLGLTLLRTLAYNADVRDLSAIKKSVSRMLDLFKASYVVTRDNIHEVCEEYQPYWTDVSELWLLGNQVLSECLSCIPWLPVLCLQNGYLKHIIELLKKVKAETVEDETRIVYSALLGSVAKTEVCAEIQQMGALDIARKYAMEEVLASLQATDR from the exons ATGGATACAAGTAGATTGGATGTACAGATGGAGACGGAGGGTGAGGCGTCAAGCCGTAAAGGAAATGACAACATAGAAGAGACTTGCCTGCAGGCACTAGAAAAAGCTTCGTCGGACACAGAAGTCTTGGCTGCTCTTCTCTTG gtTGCCAAAGTAGTTCAAGCAGAGAACACAGATGTTGCAACGAGGAAACGCATATTTGATGTGGTGGGATTCAAGTTCATCAACAGGTTGTTCAAAACAG CCAATAATCCCAAGCGTGAAGACGGGCCAATGTATCGCAGCTTAGCCGTCACACTTCTTAGATGCTTCATCACAATCCCGGATCTGGCTTCGCACTCTAAGATGATCAGTCAGATCCCAATTTTCATGGAGATTATCAGTGGAAGCAA aacaTCGGTTGAGGACGACGAAAAGCAGATGATTGATGAAACTTATCAAATCCTGGTTACCATGGCAATGGAGGAAGAGCCAAGGAAGATTTTCTGCAACCAGGAGATTGTAGCGTTACTCTGTCAAGCGTTTGGAGATCAGTATTACA ATTGTAATAAAGCTGAAGAGTTGTTGCTGATTTTACTTCATTATTGCGGAGGTCAGATGTGGAAGCTGAACAAAGCCCAGCTGTATTCACTGTTGCTCAAACTGGCAAGAAGGTTTCAGGAATATCAG gatgatgttaaatttgaagtTTGTGAGACTCTGTCTAGACTGCTCTCAGCTTCCAGTGAA GTCCCCATGGAGCAATCAGAGTGGAGCCAGTTTATATTCCAAGGAGTGAGTGACATTCTCAAAAGCAAAGTTG TTGAGAAGTACCGAGACCCAGCGTTGCGTCTGGCATCCACCATGGTCAACCAGCAAGGTATAGGATGGGCTCTGGGACCGAGTCAACTCGATAAGAAGTTCCTACTCCTGCTCATTCACTTAGCTTGTGTGGAGACGAGAATGGCTCTGGAAAGCCCTGACCCGAAATAT CGATCCTCCAAGGATTCCGTTCTAGTGGCCTGCTTCAGCCTTCTAGAGCAGTGCATTGAGTTTCTAACCTGTGGGCCGATCCTAGCGCTGGAAGATCGGCAAGTTGTGCAACTTCACACGGCCATGACTGGTGCATTCGGGGCTGTTATGTACTACTTGCAAATGGCTCAGTTTGATGCTGCTTGG GCCGACCAGCCGCTAGTCGTAGCTGCAGTCAGGGTGCTGTGTGTGTGGCTCGCTGAGGAAACTACTGCCCTTAAAGCTCAAGTGTTTCAACTCTTACCATTCCTCGTCAAAGTTGT AGAGAAGTCATTCCGTGAGGCCACCTCCACCTCTAGAAGCACCCCTCAAGCCAGCGGGTCCTCACTCCTCCCGATCTCCCATCAGAGCCTGAGGAGTTTTGCCTCTACAGACCTCCTGAGGCTCCTCCTACCGGCGTTGTGTCATCTTACTGCCGAGGATGAACCCAGGGCCGTCTTGGTGGAGGAAGGAGGGATTGAACTGCTTGGAGAGTGTTTCAGTCATCACTGGCAGAGGTTTATCATGGGGGATGAAGATGGGGATTCGGAG ATTGCCATGACAACGCTGTGCAGTGTCTTCCTGAATGTGGCCTTACAGGATGCTGAAGCGGTTCAGAATCACTCCACTGTATTCAAAGAGCTGTTGTGTCTGCTAGCGGCTGCATTGGCACAAATAG TGTCCGAAACAGAGCATCTTATTCTGTCCTTCAACCTGGCTGTACTTGGTTTGACGCTGCTCAGAACACTCGCCTATAATGCTG aTGTGAGAGATTTGTCGGCCATTAAGAAATCCGTCAGTCGCATGTTGGATCTGTTTAAAGCGTCGTATGTGGTTACCCGTGATAACATACATGAAGTATGTGAAGAGTACCAGCCATATTGGACGGATGTTTCGGAGCTTTGGCTTCTTGGAAATCAAG TTTTATCAGAGTGCTTGTCCTGCATACCCTGGCTGCCAGTGCTCTGTCTGCAAAATGGATATCTCAAACATATCATTGAACTGCTGAAGAAGGTCAAAG CTGAGACGGTTGAAGACGAGACGAGAATtgtttatagcgccctcttgggaTCAGTTGCTAAGACGGAGGTGTGTGCTGAGATACAACAAATGGGTGCTTTGGACATTGCAAG AAAATACGCAATGGAGGAGGTATTAGCAAGTCTGCAGGCGACTGACAGGTAG